A DNA window from Pseudomonas resinovorans NBRC 106553 contains the following coding sequences:
- a CDS encoding AMP-binding protein: MSTREPGWSTEQVDTINAVLQRSTEKYGERKFLDFLGETYSFADLNRTACRLANGLRALGVSKGQTVVTILDNSADAVCIWFAINKLGAISVPVNTALKGEFLRHQVSDADSVLVIAESDYAERVASIASKLPKLETLVYRGAVPDLVFDKQLLSWTSLLSDDSSEPGVDVQPGDLAMLIYTGGTTGPSKGCMISHNYACSLARQMLVITNRQEDTITWSPLPLFHFNAVATTVLSNMMVGAQVALYTRFSVSNFWPEIERTGANDVQLLASMMPMLAGAPENDSMKRCFGQLKAVWGAPFPVPVQQQWKERFGVTHTICGGFGLSECSLPTILPFGTPMRPNSSGKRNTEYFDVRIVDDNDVELPPNTPGEIIVRPRKPHVMFEGYWKRPEDTLKVMRNMWFHTGDIGMFDEDDYFYFLDRKKDYLRRRGENISSFEVESAFLQHQAVDEVAAHAVLSDLGEDELKVTITLKPDAVLNEVDLCHWAADQMPYYAVPRYIEFRSALPKSPLGRVYKFQLRDEGVTAGTWDREKAGFKLQKR; this comes from the coding sequence CAACCGGACCGCATGCCGCCTTGCCAATGGCCTGCGCGCCCTGGGGGTGAGCAAGGGCCAGACCGTGGTCACCATCCTCGATAACTCGGCCGACGCAGTATGCATCTGGTTCGCCATCAACAAGCTGGGCGCCATCAGCGTACCGGTGAACACCGCACTCAAGGGTGAGTTTCTCCGCCATCAGGTGTCGGACGCCGATTCGGTTCTGGTGATCGCGGAAAGCGACTATGCCGAACGCGTGGCGAGCATCGCCAGCAAGTTGCCCAAGCTGGAAACCCTGGTCTATCGCGGCGCGGTACCGGATCTCGTGTTCGACAAACAGCTCCTGTCCTGGACGAGCCTGCTCAGCGATGACTCCAGCGAGCCTGGTGTGGACGTGCAGCCCGGCGATCTGGCCATGCTCATCTATACCGGCGGCACCACTGGCCCATCCAAGGGCTGCATGATCAGCCACAACTACGCCTGCAGCCTGGCCCGGCAGATGCTGGTGATCACCAACCGCCAGGAAGACACCATTACCTGGTCTCCGCTGCCGTTGTTCCACTTCAATGCGGTGGCCACCACCGTGCTGTCGAACATGATGGTCGGCGCTCAGGTTGCGCTTTATACCCGTTTCTCGGTTTCCAACTTCTGGCCGGAGATCGAGCGCACCGGTGCCAACGATGTGCAGTTGCTGGCCTCCATGATGCCGATGCTGGCCGGCGCCCCGGAAAACGACTCGATGAAACGCTGCTTCGGCCAGCTGAAGGCAGTCTGGGGTGCGCCCTTCCCGGTTCCGGTGCAACAGCAGTGGAAAGAGCGCTTCGGTGTCACTCATACCATCTGCGGCGGATTCGGTCTTAGCGAATGCTCGCTGCCGACCATCCTTCCCTTTGGCACGCCGATGCGCCCGAACAGCTCCGGCAAGCGCAACACCGAGTACTTCGACGTGCGTATCGTCGACGACAACGATGTCGAGCTCCCGCCCAACACCCCCGGCGAGATCATCGTTCGTCCGCGCAAACCCCATGTGATGTTCGAAGGCTACTGGAAGCGTCCGGAAGACACCCTCAAGGTGATGCGCAACATGTGGTTCCACACCGGCGATATCGGCATGTTCGACGAGGATGACTATTTCTACTTCCTCGATCGCAAGAAGGACTACCTGCGTCGCCGGGGAGAGAACATTTCCAGCTTCGAGGTGGAAAGTGCCTTTCTCCAGCACCAGGCGGTGGACGAGGTGGCCGCCCATGCTGTGCTGTCCGATTTGGGCGAGGATGAGCTGAAGGTGACCATCACCCTCAAGCCGGATGCGGTGCTGAACGAAGTAGACCTGTGTCATTGGGCGGCCGACCAGATGCCCTACTATGCGGTGCCGCGCTATATCGAGTTCCGTAGCGCCTTGCCGAAGAGCCCGCTGGGTCGCGTCTACAAGTTCCAGTTGCGTGACGAAGGTGTCACCGCCGGCACCTGGGACCGTGAGAAGGCCGGCTTCAAGCTGCAGAAACGCTAG